In Salvelinus namaycush isolate Seneca chromosome 12, SaNama_1.0, whole genome shotgun sequence, the DNA window GAAAGCTACGTAGCCGGATAACTTTTGTGATGTTTTCTTTTTATTGAGTTAACCCACTTGACGTCGATGATATGAGATCCAAAATAAAATAACAGAGCACGACTTTTATTCACTTTACAGGTAGTTGTCATTATATGGTTCTGCGCTTTGTTGAGGGTTTTCTAAATGATTGATAGAActgttagctagttagccagcTGGTTGTTTGTTTGAGTAATGCTAACATGCAGCGCTGCCGGCAGGCTCAGGCCAACTGGTTCACAAAATTCCGTTGAGTTGACTGATATTTCAGATGACGGTGACTCCCCTCTATATTTTTTACGTGTTAACTGGTGCTAGCGTAATAATCAGATAATAACATATTGTGTCATCTCGGGGTGAAAATACTGAACGACATTGCTGTCACTCACGTTAACATTACACACAGTGGTGCGGGCGGGGAATGTAGCAACCAAAGCCAATTGAAATGCTTTAAAATTCGATTGACTTAAATTGCAGCCAATAGAAATTCCCAACATTTGCGATGGCTCTTTAATGAATCTTTGACAAGAGGGTATCCTTTCCGGCGCAATATTATGTGACGCTGATTTTATGAGATCTCGGGGAGTAATTAGATCAGGTAGCacaatgttatatgatgtacgattacaacaatttatttatttgtatctcGGCGGCCTGTTGTTTTTAGCGGGGCTCGATCAGGTAGAAGCGGCCGCCACCGAAATGGCCAACCTGAACTGGAAACCGTTCATCTACGGAGGGATGGCTTCGATTGTCGCAGAATTTGGTACGTGATGCACCAAAACCTGTTCAGACTAATTTATTTTAATCATGCatttttttcattattttgttcccacacacattTAAGACTCATGTTTAGCTGCATTGAGAAGCACTCAGAGATTTGCAGCAGTCTTCTTGAGTGATGTCGATGGCCCTATATTATGGATGCTACATACAATTATTAATGATGATCTACTCCATTGGAGTAGATCTACAGAGACGCAATTGTGTGCAATTCTATATTTACTTGTGTAACCTCTTAGATAAACTAACAGATTATATTTCACCTCCTTAGAAAAAAGCGAAACAATGCAACACCTACTTTGTGAAAGCATCACATTGATTTGCATTGCATTCACTGCATTGTTAGTCCACCTCATTGCATTGAGATACTATTATCTGATCTTAGTTACTGAGGGGTCACTTTGTCATTTCATTTAAATACTACCAGTGATCTCTGAACTTAACAATGTTGTCATGCTGTTGTTGGTTGTTCTCCCCTCAGGTACGTTCCCCATAGACCTGACTAAGACGCGGCTGCAGGTGCAGGGCCAGTCCCAGTACATGGAGGTGCGCTACCGGGGCATGTTCCACGCCCTGTTTAAGATCGGCAAGGAGGAGGGCATCAAGGCACTGTACTCTGGGTGACCAAAATAATATGGTTTACACATGTTAGCCTATACACTATGGGGGGGAAAAACAACATATTACAGTATTTGATATGGTGTGCTATGGATGGTAGAACATATTCCCGTTTGGGCAGGGATTGACATTAAGGGTTTCCCTTTTGCCCGGGGcaaattttatatatatatatattttttactgataATAACCAATACGCAAAGATTTCCAGCAGTCTGGTTTTTCTGGTTCCTCCCCTGTGTGTAGGTGAAAATAAGCTACTTTACATTTTTGAGTAAGTCTTTTgtcaatacattttaatatttgtagctactttttaagtaaatacctgcagtcaacttgtgcagtACTTTAGGACATAAAGCAAATCGCGATCTTCATTTTACCTGTCAcgttattttacattatgaaacTTACTGtggttccccagaacagttgagccagtcacgtgttGGTATGTAAATAGCATAACGTGAGAAAgcgggagctggtagggagctgtGTATTGATGGGTCGTGTCTTATATTGAAagttaatgtttttatttttatttttttcagtaGCATGATCAGGGACGTGCAAATGTAATTTTTCTTCACAGAAAATATATTAGTGTAACACATTCGGCAGAAAATAGCTTtgttttcatcagatgacaacagaagggCAGCACTAATTGGCTGGCAGCCTCGTACGTAGGCCTAAATGAGCTTACAGTGAAAAAGCAATGTATTTTTTGCAGTAAACAATGCATGGCaatcatatttctaatgtttataatagaaagaatgtagccagctacatttcctaatgccCCCTTTTGTACTAAGCCGGTAATACCGTATATCCCAGTATGAGAGAAGGATGGTATGACGATATGAAAATCTAGATACCACCCAACCCTACCAGTGAAACAGATGAGGAAGAAGAAATGCCAGAAGTGTAATCTTCTGCAGTTTATCAGAATTGATAATGTCAGTGTAGGTGACTAGGAGAATTGTTGCAAATTGTTCCCTTCCGTGACATGGCAAATGTTTttacagacaaaacaaaatatgTGATCCATTGATGGTATGCACAGGATGACATTACAGGACTACTGCAAGAGAGCCAATCAACTCAGGTCAGCTCAACATCTTGGTCTGAGTGTGTCAACATCCAGGACACAATGTCCAGGTCTGGGTTCTCAGACAGGCTTACAAGAGGCTTAGGTCAGGGAATAACAATTCTCTACACCccgtggcaaaatgtgtagaattgcaggaaatttcaAACAAACATTTTCTTTGGCTATGGCCCGAAAGTCTAGGGccagctctgactgcatgtgagggtatggatgtgggtaagCAGACCCGCATCCCATGATGAGTTCTGATTTTTTTGTGACCCCCACCACCAttaaagttgcccatccctgtctTCAATCAAAAGTGCATAGCAGAAGCAACAACTGAAAAATGGTACAAGAGACTCCTACGCTCTGTATTATACTTGCAAATTGAACATTTGTTTTTGAAAAGTCATGCTTTGACGAAGGTCTGTGGCTAAAGGGGTGCACTTTTCAACAAATGTTTAATTAGCAAGCATACACTGTGTCCAAGAGATGCATTTCTACCATTGTAGAACACGCAATTGAACAGAATATTTTTCTTCTTAGTTAGATCATTATCATATAAACCTGCTCCACTATCAATTAACCTCAAGCCTCTCTAATAGAACCTTCTCTCATTCTCAACTATTGATCTCTAAGCTACTGAAATGAAGTCTGGTCTTGTATGTGAGAGCGTGACTTTTTACAAGGAAAGTTGGCAGGTGCTTTCCCTGGGGGGAAACGCTCTTCTTGGCTGTGGTTTTCATTAGGGGACAGCCTTAGAAATACCTGTTTGTTTCTAGAGTATCTGAGAGCGGAGTGACCAATGTGATAACAGCAATAGTCGATAGTTCAATTTGCAAGAGAGTTGCAGGGAACCAAGCTTCCCAGGCAAAATACAAATGTCTGCCAACATCTTGACAGTCCTGATGGCAAGCTAATGGGGTGTGAACGTTAGGCAAAAAGCTCTTCACTTGTTCATAAAATTGACACTCCCCGAAATGactcctgtctttctctgtgcAGCATCTCCCCAGCTCTCCTGAGGCAAGCCTCCTACGGGACCATCAAGATCGGGACCTACAACACACTCAAGAGGTTATTTGTGACCCATCCGGAAGGTGGGTTTCAATGACTCCCCAGTGCTTTCTATCTCACATCATTTTCTCTGTATGCCCTTTCAtgttaaattttttatttttttgccctAAACATCCATCTATGGTATGTCCCTGACAGCTGTTTTAAGCAACAATGCATTGCATATATAGTGCTGTCATAGGCAATGGCAAGGTTCTGTAATAAGGTACTCTCTTGTTTGCCTAGTGCCTTCTACAACTGTATAGACTTTTAGCATGTTGTATAAAAACTGGGCATAAATCTGGAAGCATCATTAGTGGCAAGAAATCAGTAGTAATGAGAGAATGACTGTGTGGGGTGGTGGTTGTGGGTCACACATGAGGTTTGGTCATATCTTGTGGCATctacttttgccctcagaattaTTTAACTTCAGTTGTTTATAATGTCAAGGATCTCAGACATGCACATGAAATCTGGCGACCCTTTTGTATGAGTACTGAACTGCATGTCCCAGCCAAATTCATGTGACGGACTGACCTTACCAACAGTCATACCAGGGCAGGACAATAAAGTCACCCTTTTACAGCCATGTGTGGAGTGGGAGtttggagggaagagagggaagaagtTAGCTGGCCAACCTGAAAGGGTAGAGGGGACATCAGTCAGTACTTGTGACTTCACCATACTGTTAATTTGCACACACAAACAATCAACAGGGGTTTAAATAAAGCCTGTAATTTTGAAATGGACCATTGCGTTGCTTCTTCTGAAGATcagtgttttttgttttgtctcTAGGCTTTCCAGTAGAGCTTACAGGGCGTTTTCTCATACTGTCATCAGCAAAAATAACAGTTTGGGAAAACCAGTTAAATACCTGTCTGGACAACCTGCATTGACGCAGATGTCTGAAAACACAGACCGAGAGTGCCTAACTGCCGTCACTAATGGCCAATATAAACAGGAGACTGGGAGCCTTTAATGCAACAGGGAACAAATCTCATCAGTTGTCTATTAATAGGTTTGCATTACATTAACCGGCGCCAACATGTATTCCCATATCACAGGAAGCAATCTCTACTGAGAGACTGAGTATTTACTGCACAAACAATTACAGGATTATTTGAACCTTTGCAGTAGACAGAGAAACGGAACCAAACGGAGTTTGAAGAGATTACCTAGTTAGTAGAGGGGTTGACACACTGATTTATCTGAGACTTAAGGCAGTGGTTCatttgtaaatcgggaggtgCCGGAACAAAAAGTGAGCACGAGAGGGAGCTGCCCTGGGGAGGACTGCGTATAATTGCATTTGCGTATTggcatagagcagtagagtaAAGGCACTTCCATAAATTTCACACAtgggtgttttttgttgttgcctaggGTCTGGGAAAAATGTGGCCTTTTTATAAACACGTCATGCAGTTCTACGTCATGTTACATGACTGGACAATGTTTTTTTAACACCGCACAGATGAtggaaatgacaggctacttagacactgacaaactgagaatctgagatcaataaaaacaaccttgtcttgaatccatcaatagcctaggcaTATGGAGATAcacatattgtaggctacaatatgaggaggaaattatagtcctaaaaatgcTTTCCATGCTCACCCAGTGATGTGCAGCTTACTTGCCGGTGATGGCCAATGTGTTCGTGCCTAAATCTTATCCCTGTCATACTACTTTGTAAAACactatttggaagttgatcagATATTTTGGTAGTCTACAgcagacagattagtcttctctgttcagcaggagccatttgctttccaacctgtgttatTCCGcaattgtatttgaaatatttttgGAAAGCCCTTATTTGTATGCATGCTattcactgacagatttgccgTGCGTTCCTGATTAGGCTATGCCTTATTAGGCTACACACAATCAGCAGACAGCTAGGCAATATTTTTTAAAGAAGCTATTGGTCCTATGTGGCAAAATTATAGGGCTTCTCATTgtgtagtaggctattctgaattatttcatttctttctgaacagacagcagtaattcttTGAACActttttatttgaatttttatATTGCAAAAAGTGACAATTATTTTTCATGCCACGAGAGGTACTGGATCCGGCCAAATAAGTTCTGGAATGGGGACTGCGTTATCTGTGATTGTGTTGTGAAGAGAAGACCTCTCCTCTGCTGCTGTTGTGCTTCTTCACTCTGTATGCCTCACTCTGCCAGGTTGTGCGAATGTGTTTTGAATGCTTATTTTTGGTACAGGCTGTGGTTTGCCTGGTGTGGTGGTTGGGCGGGGGGATCCAGCGCCCGTTCTCCTGCCATAATGAACGGCACCAGGACCACACTAACTCTTGGTCACATTGATCAAGGTTTCACTGTAACTATTGATCTAAACTTAATCCATCATTTCTTTCCTACTCCTCTGTCTCACTTACTTCCACTGTAGATTTGTTTTGTTTACCTGGTGACTTATAATGGTCATTGTTTCTTGTCTTAACCCCAACTGTCATAATCACTAATAAATAAATCATGGTCCCCATTCCATTTCAAACTGTGTGCTGTAAGAGGGGCAGGGTGCAATTTCAATACAATAACAATATTACAGTAGTATGTTTTGAATGGTGACAAATCCAAATTGCAGAGGGTTCTAGTTAGTAGTCATTCTTTATTATGCTGTAATGAATAGGTTAATGGCTTTCTAATTCTCATGACTTTCTGTCTGGAGTTGATTACTGCATGTTTGTCGACCTTTTAGATTTCATGTTCACCTCTAAATGATCATTTGAAAGTCTCTTGTTCAGAATTATAGCCACTTGTTTTACGTTGCACCTACCTCTGTCTTTCTAGaatttctctctgtctttgtgtgtttgatGTGGAGAAGTAACCGGCTGTACTTTCTTTTCCCTGACAGATGAGACTATGGTGATCAATGTGTTCTGTGGAGTGGTGTCTGgagtcctgtcctcctctctggccAACCCCACTGATGTTGTCAAGGTGAAAAACATGTAGATAGTTGAAAGATCTAGATACTGGACATTGCAGATAGTAATGTCATGAATAGAACTGACGGGACTCCTTTTTGTGTCAGTGGCATGTTTGAGGCATCTCATAATCTGAACGTCTCACAACGTTTTGCCCTGCTGAACGCAGATCCTGATTTTCTATATTGTGTTCAGATCCGCATGCAGGCCCAGGGCAGTCTGTTACAAGGCAGCATGATGTCGAACTTCATAAACATCTACCAGACAGAGGGAACCCGTGGCCTGTGGAGGGTGAGTGGTGCCCTCTTGGTCACAAACTATCAAACAGTGGCTCTGATCTGTCATCaatatttttttgtgttttttattttcatGGAAGagctttgttgttttgtaagaTTGAGACCAGTGAGTGTATTTATTTTTGGCCATCTGAAGACCGTTGAGTGACTGGTACTCTCGGGTTGTTGTATTTATACTGTTGTCATCCTCAGGGCGTCATCCCTACAGCTCAGCGGGCAGCCATCGTAGTGGGAGTGGAGCTTCCTGTCTATGACATCACTAAGAAGCACCTCATCAAGTCTGGCACCATGGGAGACACCATACTCACACACTTTATGTGAGTTTAGACATCAATATTGTAAAATGCatataaatatataatttttGTTATTCATAATGTACCGGCATATTCTCTGAGAAAGATAATAGAAAACCTAACAGTGAGTGTGCATATTATACACCTGATCCTCTGGCTTCTCCCACATCGGTCTCTCTGCCTGCAGTTCCAGTTTTACGTGTGGCCTGGCGGGGGCGCTAGCCTCCAACCCAGTGGACGTGGTGCGGACGCGTATGATGAACCAGCGAGTGCTGTCAGGGAACCCCATGTATAAAGGCACGCTGGACGGATTGATGCAGACCTGGAAG includes these proteins:
- the slc25a14 gene encoding brain mitochondrial carrier protein 1, with the protein product MANLNWKPFIYGGMASIVAEFGTFPIDLTKTRLQVQGQSQYMEVRYRGMFHALFKIGKEEGIKALYSGISPALLRQASYGTIKIGTYNTLKRLFVTHPEDETMVINVFCGVVSGVLSSSLANPTDVVKIRMQAQGSLLQGSMMSNFINIYQTEGTRGLWRGVIPTAQRAAIVVGVELPVYDITKKHLIKSGTMGDTILTHFISSFTCGLAGALASNPVDVVRTRMMNQRVLSGNPMYKGTLDGLMQTWKNEGFFALYKGFWPNWLRLGPWNIIFFITFEQLKKLPL